A region of Nerophis ophidion isolate RoL-2023_Sa linkage group LG28, RoL_Noph_v1.0, whole genome shotgun sequence DNA encodes the following proteins:
- the LOC133545299 gene encoding zinc finger protein OZF-like isoform X5, translated as MCERTAAKYEEELWPTEEEKERQHQLLDVYYKKHHQVVLHRTDVCEEQLLPEKQECSFRMVKVDPSKRKTRCHGPSAVSFSSLTQTLPCKKEEEDSLTPHIKEEEEEHSISQEGNHLEGLVEFPVTGVPVKSEDDEVKGESEERGGAEPPSSSSTQHMTTEADRDHCGGSQADKLLAPLSDSEDTTSHSPDTDDEDSKDDKTCHADNTHFKCSHCDKTFKYHCHLKTHMIRHTGEKTFSCSICGKCFVLSHNLKVHMRTHTSEKHFSCSTCGKGFTQNQYLKRHMRTHTGEKHFICSTCGKGFRQSHVLKVHMRTHTGEKPFSCSTCGKGFTQSQDLKVHMRTHTGEKPFSCSICGKSFTESQSLKKHKRIHTGEKPFSCSICNRSFCDRSNLVAHMRTHPREKVLSCSVCGERFSYKYQYKKHKCAGENSSSK; from the coding sequence atgtctgtgaagaacaacttctgcctgaaaaacaggagtgtagcttcaggatggtgaaggTGGATCCATCAAAGAGGAAGACCAGGTGCCATGGACCCTCTGCcgtctccttttcctctttgacacagacccttccctgtaaaaaggaagaggaagactcactgaccccccacattaaagaggaagaggaggaacacagcatcagtcaggagggaaatcatcttgaaggactggtggagttcccagtgactggtgtccctgtgaagagtgaagatgatgaggtcaaaggtgaaagtgaggagaggggaggggcggagcctccaagcagcagctcaacacaacacatgacaacagaagctgatcgagaccactgtggaggatcacaagcagacaagctcttagctccactatcagatagtgaggacacaacgtcacactctcctgacactgatgatgaagactctaaagatgataagacatgtcacgctgacaacactcacttcaaatgttctcactgtgacaaaacatttaaataccattgtcatctgaaaacacacatgataagacacaccggtgaaaaaacgttttcctgttcaatctgtggtaaatgttttgttctcagtcacaatttgaaagtgcacatgagaacacacacaagtgaaaaacatttttcctgctcaacctgtggtaaaggttttacacaaaatcaatatttgaaaagacacatgagaacacacactggagaaaaacattttatttgttcaacctgtggtaaggGATTTAGACAAAGTCAtgttttgaaagtacacatgagaacacacactggtgaaaaacctttttcctgttcaacctgtggtaaaggttttacacaaagtcaggatttgaaagtacacatgagaacacacactggtgaaaaacctttttcttgttcaatctgtggtaagagttttacagaaagtcagagtttgaaaaaacacaagagaatacacactggtgaaaaacctttttcctgttcaatctgcaacagaagcttttgtgaccgatcaaaccttgtagcacacatgagaacacacccaagagagaaagtgttgagttgcagtgtgtgtggtgaaagattctcttataagtaccagtataagaaacacaagtgtgctggtgagaacagcagcagcaaatga
- the LOC133545352 gene encoding gastrula zinc finger protein XlCGF17.1-like isoform X2, whose product MRDLNEEHHLYEHEEEPQPLHINEEEEVTQPPHIKKEAVELQSSHIKEEAAEQSISQEGDHTEGLVEFPVTGVPVKSEGDEVKGESEEKREAEPPSSSSTQHMTIEADGDHCGGSQADKLLAPLSDSEDTTSPSPDTDDEDSKDDKTCQTDNTHLKCSHCDKTFKYHCHLKTHLRTHTGEKPFSCSICGLSFTRKDNMKEHTRTHTGEKPFLCSVCDSRYVRSQDLKKHLKRHTGENLFKCSVCNSSFVRGESLKIHMRTHTGEKPFSCSICDLSFTRKVSLMDHTRTHTGEKPFSCSFCGKCYPRRYQLKSHMRKHTGVKPFSCSVCDSSFVRSRDLEKHMKIHAGGKC is encoded by the coding sequence ACCTCAATGAAGAACATCATCTCTATGAGCACGAGGAGGAACCACAGCCCCTCCACATTAACGAGGAAGAAGAGGTaacacagcccccccacattaaaaaggaagcggTGGAGCTACAGTCTTCCCACATTAAAGAAGAAGCAGCGGAACAaagcatcagtcaggagggagatcaTACTGAAGGTctggtggagttcccagtgactggtgtccctgtgaagagtgaaggtgatgaggtcaaaggtgaaagtgaggagaagagagaggcggagcctccaagcagcagctcaacacaacacatgacaatagaagctgatggagaccactgtggaggatcacaagcagacaagcttttagctccactatcagatagtgaggacacaacgtcaccctctcctgacactgatgatgaagactctaaagatgataagacatgtcaaactgacaacactcacttgaaATGTTCgcactgtgacaaaacctttaaataccattgtcatcTGAAAACCCACTTGAGGacgcacactggagagaaacctttttcttgttcaatctgtggcttaTCTTTTACAAGGAAGGACAATATGAAAGagcacacaagaacacacacaggagaaaaaccttttttgtGTTCTGTGTGTGATTCAAGGTATGTACGAAGTCAAGATttgaaaaaacatctaaaaagacACACTGGGGAAAACCTTTTTAAGTGTTCTGTGTGTAATTCAAGTTTTGTCCGAGGTGAAAGTTTAAAAatccacatgagaacacacactggagaaaaacctttttcttgttcaatctgcgaCTTATCTTTTACGAGGAAGGTCAGTTTGATGGatcacacaagaacacacactggagaaaaacctttttcgtgTTCATTCTGTGGTAAATGTTATCCAAGGAGGTACCAATTGAAATCTcacatgagaaaacacactgGAGTGAAACCTTTTTCGTGTTCAGTGTGTGATTCAAGTTTTGTTCGAAGTCGAGATTTAGAAAAACACATGAAAATTCACGCTGGGGGAaaatgttga